From a single Erpetoichthys calabaricus chromosome 1, fErpCal1.3, whole genome shotgun sequence genomic region:
- the ube2h gene encoding ubiquitin-conjugating enzyme E2 H, translated as MSSPSPGKRRMDTDVVKLIESKHEVTILGGLNEFVVKFYGPQGTPYEGGVWKVRVDLPDKYPFKSPSIGFMNKIFHPNIDEASGTVCLDVINQTWTALYDLTNIFESFLPQLLAYPNPIDPLNGDAAAMYLHRPEEYKQKIKEYIQKYATEEALKEQEEGAGDSSSESSMSDFSEDEAQDMEL; from the exons TATTGAAAGTAAACATGAAGTTACAATCCTAGGAGGACTCAATGAATTTGTAGTGAAGTTTTATGGACCACAAGGAA caCCATATGAAGGAGGTGTGTGGAAAGTTCGAGTAGACCTGCCTGACAAATATCCTTTCAAATCACCCTCTATAG gCTTCATGAATAAAATTTTCCACCCCAACATTGATGAAGC GTCAGGAACAGTTTGTTTAGATGTAATTAATCAGACATGGACAGCACTCTACG ATCTTACCAATATTTTTGAATCGTTCCTGCCCCAGCTGCTTGCATACCCTAATCCTATAGACCCTCTCAATGGAGATGCTGCTGCCATGTATCTTCATCGACCAGAAGAGTacaaacagaaaattaaag AATACATCCAGAAATATGCAACAGAGGAAGCCCTAAAAGAACAAGAGGAAGGTGCAGGGGACAGTTCTTCTGAGAGCTCAATGTCTGATTTTTCGGAAGATGAGGCACAGGATATGGAATTGTAG